Proteins encoded within one genomic window of Catharus ustulatus isolate bCatUst1 chromosome 10, bCatUst1.pri.v2, whole genome shotgun sequence:
- the ECE2 gene encoding endothelin-converting enzyme 2 isoform X1: MRRDAPVTAPKPLISSSPYALQGHTGLETTFRGGPGTLKGVRGGLSPTAYLLTDAQLQACHAAGRGGAGAGGGWQRISRQRGGPAPAQVGFRKGPGTLLNRLASRSQLELVLCAVAVSLALLLSVAVVTLAIQYRRDPSHSTCLTDACVRVASKILEALDTEMDPCQDFYQYSCGGWIKRNPLPNGRSKWSTFNSIWDQNQAIMKHLLENATFNSSSEAERKTQRYYLSCLKEQRIEELGSQPLMELIDKIGGWNITGSWNQTSFMEVLKSVSGTYRATPFFTVYVGADSKSSNSNIIQVDQSGLFLPSRDYYLNKTANERVLAAYLDYMVELGTLLGGTPEPTRLQMQQVLDFETQLANITVPQAERRDDEKIYHKMSIAELQLLAPAIDWLDYLSYALAPLELADTEPVVVYGDTYLQQVSDLINDTDRSILNNYLIWNLVQKTASSLDQRFETAQERLLETLYGTRKSCTPRWQTCISNTDDTLGFALGSLFVKATFDRDSKAIAEEMISEIRAAFEVSLDQLDWMDEKTRQAAKEKADAIYDMIGFPDFILDNKELDDVYDGYEVSEDSFFQNMLNFYNFSAKVMADQLRKPPNRDQWSMTPQTVNAYYLPTKNGIVFPAGILQAPFYARNHPKALNFGGIGVVMGHELTHAFDDQGREYDKEGNLRPWWQNSSLEAFKNRTACMTEQYGRYTVHSEKVNGRQTLGENIADNGGLKAAYNAYKSWLQKNGEEKRLPALGLTNHQLFFVGFAQVWCSVRTPESSHEGLVTDPHSPDKYRVIGTLSNSRDFVEHFGCPLGSPMNPGKHCEVW, from the exons ATGCGGAGGGATGCTCCGGTGACGGCCCCCAAGCCCCTCATTAGCAGCTCTCCCTATGCTCTCCAGGGCCACACAGGGCTGGAGACAACCTTTAGGGGAGGCCCAGGCACACTGAAGGGGGTCAGGGGCGGCCTCAGCCCCACTGCATACTTACTGA CAGATGCCCAACTACAAGCGTGCCACGCTGCAGGACGAGGAGGGGCCGGAGCCGGCGGGGGATGGCAGCGCATCTCCCGACAGCGTGGAG gtcctgctcctgcccaggtggGGTTTCGGAAGGGGCCGGGGACGCTGCTGAACCGCCTGGCCTCGCgcagccagctggagctggtgctcTGCGCCGTCGCCGTCTCCTTGGCCCTGCTGCTCAGCGTCGCCGTCGTCACTCTGGCCATTCAGTACCGCAGAG ATCCCTCTCACAGCACGTGCCTGACGGATGCCTGTGTCCGGGTGGCCAGTAAGATCCTGGAGGCCCTGGATACAGAGATGGACCCATGCCAGGACTTCTACCAGTACTCGTGTGGGGGCTGGATTAAGAGGAACCCGCTACCCAATGGGCGCTCCAAGTGGAGCACCTTCAACAGCATCTGGGACCAGAATCAGGCCATCATGAAGCATCTCCTAG AAAACGCCACCTTCAACTCCAGCAGCGAGGCAGAGCGGAAGACACAGCGGTACTACCTGTCCTGCCTCAAGGAGCAGAGGATAGAGGAGCTGGGCTCCCAGCCCCTTATGGAGCTCATCGACAAG ATTGGGGGATGGAACATCACTGGCTCCTGGAACCAAACCAGCTTCATGGAGGTACTCAAGAGTGTGTCAGGCACATACCGGGCAACCCCCTTCTTCACAGTGTATGTGGGTGCAGACTCCAAGAGCTCCAACAGCAACATCATCCAG GTGGACCAGTCAGGGCTTTTCCTCCCATCCCGGGATTACTATCTGAACAAGACTGCCAATGAGAGG GTTCTGGCAGCATACCTGGACTACATGGTGGagctgggcacactgctggggGGCACCCCAGAGCCCACCCGCCTCCAAATGCAGCAGGTGCTGGACTTTGAAACCCAGCTGGCCAACATCACCGTGCCCCAGGCTGAGCGGCGAGATGATGAGAAGATCTACCACAAGATGAGCattgctgagctgcag ctgctggcccCTGCCATTGACTGGCTGGATTACCTGTCCTACGCCCTGGCCCCACTGGAGCTGGCAGACACAGAGCCTGTGGTGGTGTATGGGGACACCTACCTCCAGCAGGTCTCTGACCTCATCAATGACACTGATAGAAG CATCCTGAACAACTACCTGATCTGGAACCTGGTGCAGAAGACAGCCTCCAGCCTGGACCAGCGCTTTGAGacagcccaggagaggctgctggagaCACTCTATGGCACCAGGAAG TCCTGCACGCCCCGGTGGCAAACCTGCATCTCCAACACGGATGACACATTGGGCTTTGCACTGGGGTCTCTCTTCGTCAAAGCCACCTTTGACCGGGACAGCAAGGCCATT gctgaggAGATGATCAGCGAGATCCGTGCAGCCTTTGAGGTGTCCCTGGACCAGCTGGACTGGATGGATGAGAAGACCAGGCAGGCTGCAAAGGAGAAG GCAGATGCCATCTATGACATGATTGGCTTCCCTGACTTCATTCTGGACAACAAGGAGCTGGATGATGTCTATGATGGG TATGAGGTCTCTGAAGACTCCTTCTTCCAAAACATGCTCAACTTCTACAACTTCTCTGCCAAAGTGATGGCCGACCAGCTCCGGAAACCCCCGAACCGCGACCA gtggAGCATGACCCCACAGACTGTCAATGCCTATTACCTGCCCACCAAGAACGGGATCGtctttcctgctgggatcctcCAGGCTCCCTTCTACGCCCGCAACCACCCCAA AGCCCTTAATTTTGGTGGCATTGGCGTGGTGATGGGGCACGAGCTGACCCATGCATTTGATGACCAAG GACGGGAGTACGACAAAGAGGGAAACCTGCGGCCGTGGTGGCAGAACTCCTCCCTGGAGGCCTTCAAGAACCGGACGGCGTGCATGACGGAGCAGTACGGCCGCTACACCGTGCACAGCGAGAAGGTCAACGGGCGGCAGACACTGGGCGAGAACATCGCTGACAACGGCGGGCTCAAGGCAGCCTACAAC GCTTACAAGTCCTGGCTGCAGAAGAACGGGGAGGAGAAGcgcctgccagccctggggcttACCAACCACCAGC